The sequence GTTATTGATTGGACTATTTGGTATAGGAATAGGAGAATTTAATTCAGGTTTTATTTTAATAAGTATTTCTATACTTGGGGCTGTTACCTATGGACCCGATAGAGATGTGAAGGAAAAATTAAAGATAAGGTATAGGATGATACGTATTGATTTTCCAGATTTTATAAATAAGTTAACTCTTTTAGTCGATGCTGGGATGACCGTACAAAGAAGCTTAGAAAAAATTGTTACCGATAATAAAAGTAATAGACCCTTATATGATGAGTTAGAAACGGTATGGTTAGATATTAAGGGTGGTAAGGCTGAGTCTGAAGCATACGAAGACTTTGCTAGAAGGTGCAAGACTCCAGAAATATCTAAATTTATTTCCGTTGTTTTACAAAATTTGAGGAAGGGAAATGCCGAGTTGGTTGCTATACTTAGAGTTCAAGGTAGGGAATGCTGG is a genomic window of Maledivibacter sp. containing:
- a CDS encoding type II secretion system F family protein; this translates as MIFLFVASLIIFIALYVLSKGKYDDYIGPVDKKEYPLKSFIPLGLYIMDSVRYTYNTRYDRDLYIKLKDLYGAKNAKYYLEIHWGNKIGYLLVVLLLIGLFGIGIGEFNSGFILISISILGAVTYGPDRDVKEKLKIRYRMIRIDFPDFINKLTLLVDAGMTVQRSLEKIVTDNKSNRPLYDELETVWLDIKGGKAESEAYEDFARRCKTPEISKFISVVLQNLRKGNAELVAILRVQGRECWEMRKNEAKKLGEEASSKLLFPMMIMFIAILIIVLTPAVLQLRGI